CCGGGCCGGGTGAGCGGGGCGAGGACGCCGATGCGGACGGACGCGCCGTCAGGGCGGTGCGGCTCGGTGGACGGTGAGGGCGTAGGCATGTGCGTGGTCTCCCTTGCGACGATGTCCGCCATTGCATCGATCACCGGAGCCGACCGGCAAGCGGATATCCGCGGTCGCGGGCAGGTCCGGCCGGGTCAGGGGCGCTCAGTGGACCGTCTTGAGACCCACCACGCCACCGATGATCATCGAGAGGAAGAGCAGGCGCGGCAGGCTCACCGGGTCGCCGAGGGCGAGCATCCCGTAGACGGCGGTGCCGAGGGTGCCCACGGCCACCCAGACGGCGTAGCCCGTGCCCAGCGGGACCGTGCGCAGGGCGTAGGAGAGACCGGCCATGCTCAGCAGGACCGTGACGCCGAAGACGACGCTCGGCAGCGGACGGGAGAAACCCTTGGACGCCTGCAGGGCGACCGCCCACACCGTCTCAAGCACACCGGAGACGAGCAGGACCAGCCAGGCCATGACGCGACCTCTCGCAGTAGGGGGCGGCGAACCTCACCGCTCTTGCTGCGCCGTCTTGTCCGACCGGGTACGACGCGCTCGTCCGGGGCGGGGCACGCTGTCCGCGACCTCCGCCGCATCGACCGTAACACGGCCAGGATCAGGGGCCTTGTGGCTAGGCTGGGGCCCATGGCGCTGCCGAGGCTGGACCTTGCCGAACGAAGGAACCGGATCGCCGCGCGGCAGCTCGCGCGAAGGGAGACGCCGCTGGCGGTGGCCGACGCGCTGCTGGGCCTGCACGCGACCGATGCCGCGACGGTCCATCTCTCGGTCGCCGCGCGGCTGGAGGTGCCGGGCGCGGAGGCGGTCGGACGGGTGGAGCAGGCGCTGTACGACGAGGTCTCGCTGGTACGGCTGCTCTCCATGCGGCGCACGCTCTTCGTCGTGCCCGTCGACCTCGCGCCCGTCGTCGACTCGTCGACGGCGCGCGACATCGCGGCCAAGGAGCGGGCCAAGCTGCTGGACTTCCTGCGCGAGGGCGGCGGCTGGGACGCCGCGTGGCTGGCCGCCGCCGAGAAGGAGACGCTCGCCGCGCTGGACCGGCTGG
This genomic interval from Streptacidiphilus rugosus AM-16 contains the following:
- a CDS encoding DMT family transporter, whose translation is MAWLVLLVSGVLETVWAVALQASKGFSRPLPSVVFGVTVLLSMAGLSYALRTVPLGTGYAVWVAVGTLGTAVYGMLALGDPVSLPRLLFLSMIIGGVVGLKTVH